The following proteins come from a genomic window of Diprion similis isolate iyDipSimi1 chromosome 8, iyDipSimi1.1, whole genome shotgun sequence:
- the LOC124409271 gene encoding trithorax group protein osa isoform X7 — MRPTPSPTGSTGSRSMSPAVGQPNVQMPPRPSSSQSDGSGPARMSHSPMATQGGYQQPLGPSPHMHSYKMNNSGPGVVQPGPGPTGLGGIGSMGGSMAYSTGGAAGQPGYPQNSYPLARPHMQFAQGYPPPSNSQAPPNNQYQPPRPNNMAPQYPPYPHKMGFNSVQTGMPPSPGPPQVYVTGNSPGMAPPGPGGMGGMGSMGPPASSMGPPPPSPNHLGNQPSSGPPSSLGPHSGPHPPAATPPLNHEGSPMPPPSTTPNSHPTSMPTPSSHSSTDLATDTSNDSGITTTASGTSVINVTSTSSGTVTSVITTGPDGTSLDEGSQQSTLSNASAASGEDPALTPKSRKELISGGYHSHPATPQSTVPSPGAASINSMHEEYPDMSSPSWPRTPASPVFNSHVPQDPYRSKKPDSLAKLYEMDDSMDRRTWLDKLVAFMEEKRTPITSCPTISKNPLDLFRLYLYVKERGGFMEVCKVTKNKTWKDIAGLLGIGASSSAAYTLRKHYTKHLLAYECHFDRGGVDPQPIINQVEAGSKKKGTKGTASVPSPEKNSEKTWVTEKGSSNSQDSFPAAGSSSTSMDGYGNYQSGYAGGAPGGPPSDYTPPPPRPPSQSSAPSPHQVFVAGMPQGNYQGPGPYQNYSQDQYIRPQGNTMAQQSDFNQPYSPRSHYPPYGGPDAERGYSGGNMPPNSTGVQDLYNRYGSGQQSAGYSTGTPPSGRNSSYPPGPQGHPPNTQQPSTSQPSPPSQSPAASNYSGSQEYYRPEQGGYAGSGSNQMYASASTVSKNMPPPPPGPTQPRRHPDFAKDQQYPPYSQQRPAYPGWPSNTNQYSSGNSNNRVQYSAQAAQPPQPPQPQGTSGASASSSVGGISSPQWGNQQTPRPATQLTGNTVAQHPPPSWDHRYPNQPSPLYPPPSTHQSQLGISPMINQQPAPKREMTFPSDSVEAVTPLLYKRRKLTRAEVAPVEAWRIMMALRSGLLAESCWALDVLNILLFDDSSVSYFGLAHLPGLLDVLLEHFSRSLSDMFESPMGEEEQQWCRTSEGAEVDLGAVSRPVDAEDRIILLSGSNYTFLSRRGRPVKMIPRDDDLFVLDSRRPWDHYPDCEADTEPWQVDANTTKYIVTCFQSELDSVPFARQLRDEKPPLLEKEVESIDVKIEESKIDSMLENVDTFKKSNDCNDKPTTPISERKQFDKKKKIKTLSDVLSRIKKEPVEMNDLTRELFEKKNDGTRKDSENESKANNNIGESLSELSRASGDDNVLPNQNGLSDSLSNLDSEKLTQEEDESLSTKDEQKLNIKDPAGTLKRRRISDYEDESYSRDEASLYLVTESQDGLARRCVCLSTILRNLTFVPGNEIEFAKNVTFLSILGKLLLLHHEHPVRAQKTRNYDREEDADFADSCSSLQGENEWWWDFLHHIRENVLVMAANISGHMDLSQHPEEISRPVLDGLLHWAVCPAAHGQDPFPTVGPTSSLSPQRLALEALCKLCVTESNVDLVVATPPYSRLQRLCSVLTRLLCRSEEQVLREFGVNLLHFLSAADSGVARTVAMQTPCIALLVAFIEQAETTALGVANQHGLAALRDNPESMGTSLDMLRRAAGTLLNLARHPDNRTLLLQHESRLLALVMSQILDQQVAAIVARVLFQCSRGT, encoded by the exons atgaGGCCTACCCCATCACCTACAGGGTCCACAGGTTCTCGCTCAATGTCCCCAGCTGTTG GTCAACCAAACGTTCAGATGCCTCCACGTCCATCAAGTAGCCAGTCAGATGGTAGCGGGCCAGCACGCATGAGTCATTCTCCAATGGCAACTCAAG GAGGATATCAACAGCCTTTGGGGCCCTCACCGCACATGCATAGCTACAAAATGAACAACAGCGGCCCTGGCGTTGTCCAACCAGGTCCAGGACCGACCGGCTTGGGTGGAATTGGATCAATGGGAGGAAGTATGGCATACTCAACTGGAGGGGCTGCAGGACAGCCTGGCTACCCGCAGAATTCTTATCCTCTTGCACGTCCTCACATGCAGTTCGCTCAGGGTTATCCACCACCATCTAATTCCCAGGCACCACCAAACAATCAGTATCAGCCACCAAGGCCAAATAATATGGCACCACAGTATCCGCCTTATCCG CATAAAATGGGATTTAACAGTGTGCAGACAGGTATGCCACCTAGTCCTGGACCTCCGCAGGTATACGTTACCGGCAATAGTCCTGGCATGGCACCACCGGGGCCAGGTGGTATGGGTGGTATGGGCAGTATGGGACCACCTGCAAGTTCCATGGGTCCACCACCCCCGTCACCCAATCACTTAGGCAATCAGCCATCGTCTGGACCTCCATCTTCACTTGGGCCACACAGCGGACCGCATCCTCCCGCAGCAACACCACCTTTGAATCATGAAGGAAGCCCTATGCCTCCACCGAGCACAACTCCCAATTCTCATCCTACTTCTATGCCCACACCGAGCAGCCATAGTTCTACAGATCTCGCTACAGATACTTCTAATGATAGTGGGATTACAACGACTGCATCTG GAACATCAGTCATTAATGTGACTTCCACATCAAGTGGTACAGTAACTTCAGTTATAACGACTGGTCCTGATGGTACCTCGTTGGACGAGGGATCGCAGCAATCGACGCTGTCAAATGCTTCAGCGG CCTCTGGAGAAGATCCTGCTCTAACACCAAAGTCTCGCAAAGAATTGATTAGTGGAGGATATCATAGCCATCCTGCTACCCCTCAGAGTACAGTGCCGTCTCCAGGTGCAGCAAGCATTAATTCAATGCACGAAGAGTATCCAGACATGAGCAGCCCAAGCTGGCCACGTACTCCAGCTAGTCCT GTGTTTAACAGTCATGTGCCTCAAGACCCATACAGATCTAAG aaacCGGATAGCTTGGCAAAGCTTTATGAGATGGATGATTCGATGGATCGAAGGACATGGCTAGACAAACTTGTGGCTTTCATGGAGGAAAAGCGTACACCTATCACCAGTTGTCCTACCATCTCCAAGAACCCCCTTGATCTATTCAGATTATACCTCTACGTCAAGGAGAGAGGGGGCTTCATGGAGGTATGCAAG GTTACGAAAAACAAGACATGGAAGGATATAGCAGGTCTACTAGGCATTGGAGCGAGCAGTAGTGCAGCATATACATTGCGGAAGCACTATACAAAGCATCTTCTTGCTTACGAATGTCATTTTGACCGAGGTGGTGTTGATCCTCAGCCGATTATTAACCAAGTCGAAGCTGGATctaagaaaaaaggaactaaAGGAACAGCTTCTGTACCATCGCCag aaaaaaattcagaaaaaacttGGGTTACTGAGAAAG gATCGTCAAACTCCCAGGATTCGTTTCCTGCTGCTGGTTCCAGTAGTACTTCAATGGACGGTTACGGAAACTATCAGAGTGGTTATGCAGGTGGTGCCCCAGGTGGACCTCCATCCGATTAcactccacctccacctcggCCACCCAGTCAAAGCAGTGCACCATCGCCGCATCAAG TTTTTGTTGCAGGAATGCCACAAGGAAATTATCAAGGGCCTGGACCCTACCAGAATTACTCACAGGATCAATATATTAGACCTCAAGGAAACACAATGGCACAACAGAGTGACTTCAACCAGCCATACTCCCCAAGATCCCACTACCCTCCTTATGGCGGACCAGATGCCGAGCG AGGGTATAGTGGAGGAAACATGCCACCAAATAGTACAGGAGTACAGGATCTGTACAATAGGTACGGCAGTGGACAGCAGTCAGCTGGCTATTCTACAGGAACACCACCAAGTGGACGGAATAGCAGCTATCCTCCTGGTCCACAAGGTCATCCACCTAATACGCAGCAACCGTCGACTAGCCAACCTTCACCACCATCCCAGTCACCCGCAGCTTCTAATTATTCGGGATCACAAGAATACTATAGGCCAGAGCAG GGAGGATATGCAGGATCTGGGAGTAACCAAATGTATGCTAGTGCGAGTACAGTGAGCAAAAATATGCCTCCCCCTCCACCAGGACCAACACAACCACGGCGACATCCTGATTTTGCCAAAGACCAACAGTATCCCCCATATAGTCAGCAAAGGCCAGCCTATCCTG gtTGGCCAAGCAATACAAATCAGTATAGCAGTGGTAATAGCAACAATAGGGTTCAATATTCTGCACAAGCAGCACAGCCACCACAACCGCCACAGCCACAAGGGACATCAGGCGCATCAGCATCAAGCAGTGTTGGTGGAATCAGTAGTCCACAGTGGGGAAATCAACAAACCCCAAGGCCTGCAACCCAACTGACTGGGAATACTGTTGCACAACATCCACCACCATCGTGGGATCACAGATATCCCAACCAACCATCCCCACTTTATCCACCTCCTAGTACTCATCAg AGTCAACTAGGAATAAGCCCTATGATAAACCAGCAACCGGCACCAAAAAGGGAGATGACGTTTCCTAGCGATAGTGTGGAAGCTGTCACACCATTGTTGTACAAAAGGCGTAAACTAACGCGAGCTGAAGTTGCCCCTGTCGAGGCGTGGCGAATTATGATGGCACTGAGATCCGGCTTATTGGCTGAAAGCTGCTGGGCGCTGGATGTCctgaatattttactttttgacGATTCTTCG GTCAGTTACTTTGGGTTGGCACATCTTCCAGGACTACTGGATGTATTGTTGGAGCATTTTTCTCGTTCCCTGTCCGATATGTTTGAATCTCCAATGGGTGAGGAAGAACAGCAATGGTGTCGTACATCAGAGGGGGCTGAAGTTGATCTAGGTGCAGTGTCACGACCTGTCGACGCCGAAGACCGTATCATACTTCTGTCTGGTTCCAATTACACATTTTTGTCAAGGCGAGGGCGTCCAGTGAAAATGATACCTCGAGACGatgatttatttgttttgGACTCACGGCGACCTTGGGATCATTATCCAGATTGTGAAGCCGATACGGAACCCTGGCAAGTCGATGCCAATACAACCAAATACATCGTTACATGCTTTCAATCTGAATTGGACAGTGTTCCTTTTGCGAGACAGCTGAGGGACGAAAAACCACCGCTTCTTGAAAAAGAGGTTGAAAGTATTGATGTTAAAATAGAAGAATCCAAAATAGACAGCATGTTAGAAAATGTagatacatttaaaaaatctaatgATTGTAATGACAAGCCCACAACTCCTATTAGTGAACGTAAACAGtttgataaaaagaagaaaattaaaactctTAGCGACGTTTTATCCAGAATTAAGAAAGAACCGGTCGAGATGAACGACCTCACTagagaattatttgaaaaaaagaatgacgGAACGCGAAAGGATTCGGAAAACGAATCCAAAGCCAATAACAATATTGGTGAAAGTTTATCCGAATTATCGAGAGCATCTGGTGACGACAACGTACTTCCCAATCAAAATGGCCTGAGCGATAGCTTGAGCAATTTGGATTCGGAAAAACTGACCCAAGAGGAAGACGAGTCTCTGAGTACAAAAGACGAGCAAAAGTTAAATATCAAAGATCCAGCTGGTACACTAAAAAGGAGGCGGATAAGTGATTACGAGGATGAAAGTTATTCTCGAGATGAAGCCAGCCTGTACCTTGTTACCGAGAGTCAGGATGGGTTAGCACGACGATGTGTTTGTTTGTCTACAATTTTGAGAAACCTGACGTTCGTACCTGGCAACGAAATTGAATTTGCAAAGAATGTTACTTTTCTTAGCATACTTGGTAAGCTTTTACTCCTACACCACGAGCATCCAGTTAGAGCACAAAAAACGAGAAACTACGATCGAGAAGAGGATGCAGACTTTGCGGATTCCTGCAGTAGTTTACAAGGAGAAAATGAATGGTGGTGGGATTTTCTCCATCACATTAGAGAAAATGTACTAGTTATGGCAGCTAATATCTCAGGCCATATGGATCTTAGTCAGCATCCAGAAGAAATATCACGACCAGTACTAGATGGTTTGTTGCATTGGGCCGTGTGCCCGGCGGCCCACGGACAAGATCCGTTTCCTACTGTAGGGCCGACATCGTCGCTCTCTCCACAAAGGTTGGCTTTAGAAGCACTTTGTAAGCTATGTGTTACCGAGAGCAATGTGGACCTGGTTGTAGCTACTCCGCCGTACTCGAGATTGCAACGGCTGTGCTCAGTTCTCACTAGGTTACTCTGCCGTAGCGAAGAACAAGTACTCAGAGAATTCGgagtaaatttattacacttttTGTCAGCGGCAGACAGTGGTGTGGCACGAACAGTGGCGATGCAAACGCCGTGCATTGCTCTGTTGGTCGCATTTATCGAACAAGCAGAAACTACCGCGCTAGGTGTTGCCAATCAGCATGGGTTAGCAGCTTTAAGAGACAATCCCGAATCTATGGGAACTAGTTTGGACATGCTGAGGCGAGCGGCAGGAACTTTGTTGAATCTAGCAAGGCACCCAGATAATAGAACACTGCTCTTGCAGCACGAATCGCGACTTCTCGCGTTAGTCATGAGCCAGATTCTGGATCAACAAGTCGCAGCTATAGTGGCTCGTGTATTATTCCAGTGTTCAAGGGGGACGTAA
- the LOC124409271 gene encoding trithorax group protein osa isoform X2, translating into MAATQAESQQNDVHSEVKCIQKHSQLGVNSSVKEFNTNDEVSCNAVLKYVNRGGPNSPSLVEMSQYREDISGHPTAAGAVYSSEQNIGGKSTKEGSLGGDHTSKGETLDTSHPHGFVGNTLGGSGGREYNSDEYSSKQSVSEGSTGHSVSQCESSDEHYLVSKMESPRLSHSNPPVSAGFPGQSPRFLSGQSISQATGPTPTLNQLLQASSPVHRFHSNYPGMGAEPYQQPWPMQRPPVVPPVYPQPGQRPPQTGSPRLHPGPGGPRSPTPMPYPPYTQRYSSTSRPHVPYSHHQLNSYGAQSGHPPSMYSEQRGWNQGGPANPPQMPPNQVNPASRSPQRALSQSPAPPPAASPQPQPPNQSQSFHNMQQRSTTPNAQGIDASELSGQNSNDSSNGPAPGTPNSQGMRPTPSPTGSTGSRSMSPAVGQPNVQMPPRPSSSQSDGSGPARMSHSPMATQGGYQQPLGPSPHMHSYKMNNSGPGVVQPGPGPTGLGGIGSMGGSMAYSTGGAAGQPGYPQNSYPLARPHMQFAQGYPPPSNSQAPPNNQYQPPRPNNMAPQYPPYPHKMGFNSVQTGMPPSPGPPQVYVTGNSPGMAPPGPGGMGGMGSMGPPASSMGPPPPSPNHLGNQPSSGPPSSLGPHSGPHPPAATPPLNHEGSPMPPPSTTPNSHPTSMPTPSSHSSTDLATDTSNDSGITTTASGTSVINVTSTSSGTVTSVITTGPDGTSLDEGSQQSTLSNASAASGEDPALTPKSRKELISGGYHSHPATPQSTVPSPGAASINSMHEEYPDMSSPSWPRTPASPVFNSHVPQDPYRSKKPDSLAKLYEMDDSMDRRTWLDKLVAFMEEKRTPITSCPTISKNPLDLFRLYLYVKERGGFMEVTKNKTWKDIAGLLGIGASSSAAYTLRKHYTKHLLAYECHFDRGGVDPQPIINQVEAGSKKKGTKGTASVPSPEKNSEKTWVTEKGSSNSQDSFPAAGSSSTSMDGYGNYQSGYAGGAPGGPPSDYTPPPPRPPSQSSAPSPHQVFVAGMPQGNYQGPGPYQNYSQDQYIRPQGNTMAQQSDFNQPYSPRSHYPPYGGPDAERGYSGGNMPPNSTGVQDLYNRYGSGQQSAGYSTGTPPSGRNSSYPPGPQGHPPNTQQPSTSQPSPPSQSPAASNYSGSQEYYRPEQGGYAGSGSNQMYASASTVSKNMPPPPPGPTQPRRHPDFAKDQQYPPYSQQRPAYPGWPSNTNQYSSGNSNNRVQYSAQAAQPPQPPQPQGTSGASASSSVGGISSPQWGNQQTPRPATQLTGNTVAQHPPPSWDHRYPNQPSPLYPPPSTHQSQLGISPMINQQPAPKREMTFPSDSVEAVTPLLYKRRKLTRAEVAPVEAWRIMMALRSGLLAESCWALDVLNILLFDDSSVSYFGLAHLPGLLDVLLEHFSRSLSDMFESPMGEEEQQWCRTSEGAEVDLGAVSRPVDAEDRIILLSGSNYTFLSRRGRPVKMIPRDDDLFVLDSRRPWDHYPDCEADTEPWQVDANTTKYIVTCFQSELDSVPFARQLRDEKPPLLEKEVESIDVKIEESKIDSMLENVDTFKKSNDCNDKPTTPISERKQFDKKKKIKTLSDVLSRIKKEPVEMNDLTRELFEKKNDGTRKDSENESKANNNIGESLSELSRASGDDNVLPNQNGLSDSLSNLDSEKLTQEEDESLSTKDEQKLNIKDPAGTLKRRRISDYEDESYSRDEASLYLVTESQDGLARRCVCLSTILRNLTFVPGNEIEFAKNVTFLSILGKLLLLHHEHPVRAQKTRNYDREEDADFADSCSSLQGENEWWWDFLHHIRENVLVMAANISGHMDLSQHPEEISRPVLDGLLHWAVCPAAHGQDPFPTVGPTSSLSPQRLALEALCKLCVTESNVDLVVATPPYSRLQRLCSVLTRLLCRSEEQVLREFGVNLLHFLSAADSGVARTVAMQTPCIALLVAFIEQAETTALGVANQHGLAALRDNPESMGTSLDMLRRAAGTLLNLARHPDNRTLLLQHESRLLALVMSQILDQQVAAIVARVLFQCSRGT; encoded by the exons ATGGCTGCAACGCAAGCCGAAAGCCAACAAAACGATGTGCATAGTGAAGTGAAATGTATTCAAAAACATTCTCAACTTGGGGTAAATAGCAGCGTAAAGGAATTCAATACCAATGATGAAGTATCCTGTAATGCGGTGCTTAAATATGTGAATCGCGGTGGGCCAAATAGTCCCAGTTTAGTGGAGATGAGTCAATACCGCGAGGACATTAGTGGACACCCTACTGCTGCTGGTGCCGTGTATAGTAGTGAACAAAATATCGGTGGTAAATCAACGAAAGAGGGATCGCTTGGGGGTGATCACACCTCGAAGGGTGAAACACTTGACACAAGTCATCCGCATGGTTTTGTTGGGAACACCTTGGGCGGTAGTGGGGGAAGGGAGTATAACAGTGATGAGTATTCTAGTAAACAATCTGTCAGTGAAGGGAGCACAGGACATTCAGTGAGTCAATGTGAATCTTCTGATGAACATTACCTCGTCTCTAAAATGGAGTCACCGCGCCTCTCTCACTCTAATCCCCCTGTATCTGCTGGATTCCCGGGGCAATCCCCAAGATTTTTATCCGGTCAAAGTATATCCCAAGCCACTGGCCCTACGCCTACGCTTAACCAATTGCTGCAAGCATCAAGCCCCGTTCATCGGTTTCACTCCAACTATCCAGGCATGGGAGCAGAGCCGTATCAGCAGCCGTGGCCCATGCAGCGTCCACCTGTCGTACCGCCGGTTTATCCCCAGCCAGGACAACGCCCCCCGCAAACT GGTTCACCAAGATTACATCCTGGCCCAGGGGGACCAAGGTCCCCAACACCCATGCCATATCCACCCTACACCCAGCGCTACTCATCGACATCCAGACCTCATGTACCGTACAGTCACCATCAG TTGAACTCGTATGGAGCACAAAGCGGGCATCCGCCTAGTATGTATTCAGAACAAAGAGGATGGAATCAGGGAGGTCCCGCTAATCCACCGCAGATGCCACCCAACCAAGTAAACCCAGCAAGTCGGTCTCCGCAGAGAGCATTGTCACAATCTCCAGCACCGCCACCAGCTGCATCACCGCAACCTCAACCGCCGAATCAGTCACAG AGTTTTCATAATATGCAGCAACGATCAACTACACCAAATGCGCAAGGGATTGATGCTAGC GAATTATCTGGTCAAAACAGCAACGATAGTTCAAATGGACCAGCACCGGGGACAccgaattctcagggaatgaGGCCTACCCCATCACCTACAGGGTCCACAGGTTCTCGCTCAATGTCCCCAGCTGTTG GTCAACCAAACGTTCAGATGCCTCCACGTCCATCAAGTAGCCAGTCAGATGGTAGCGGGCCAGCACGCATGAGTCATTCTCCAATGGCAACTCAAG GAGGATATCAACAGCCTTTGGGGCCCTCACCGCACATGCATAGCTACAAAATGAACAACAGCGGCCCTGGCGTTGTCCAACCAGGTCCAGGACCGACCGGCTTGGGTGGAATTGGATCAATGGGAGGAAGTATGGCATACTCAACTGGAGGGGCTGCAGGACAGCCTGGCTACCCGCAGAATTCTTATCCTCTTGCACGTCCTCACATGCAGTTCGCTCAGGGTTATCCACCACCATCTAATTCCCAGGCACCACCAAACAATCAGTATCAGCCACCAAGGCCAAATAATATGGCACCACAGTATCCGCCTTATCCG CATAAAATGGGATTTAACAGTGTGCAGACAGGTATGCCACCTAGTCCTGGACCTCCGCAGGTATACGTTACCGGCAATAGTCCTGGCATGGCACCACCGGGGCCAGGTGGTATGGGTGGTATGGGCAGTATGGGACCACCTGCAAGTTCCATGGGTCCACCACCCCCGTCACCCAATCACTTAGGCAATCAGCCATCGTCTGGACCTCCATCTTCACTTGGGCCACACAGCGGACCGCATCCTCCCGCAGCAACACCACCTTTGAATCATGAAGGAAGCCCTATGCCTCCACCGAGCACAACTCCCAATTCTCATCCTACTTCTATGCCCACACCGAGCAGCCATAGTTCTACAGATCTCGCTACAGATACTTCTAATGATAGTGGGATTACAACGACTGCATCTG GAACATCAGTCATTAATGTGACTTCCACATCAAGTGGTACAGTAACTTCAGTTATAACGACTGGTCCTGATGGTACCTCGTTGGACGAGGGATCGCAGCAATCGACGCTGTCAAATGCTTCAGCGG CCTCTGGAGAAGATCCTGCTCTAACACCAAAGTCTCGCAAAGAATTGATTAGTGGAGGATATCATAGCCATCCTGCTACCCCTCAGAGTACAGTGCCGTCTCCAGGTGCAGCAAGCATTAATTCAATGCACGAAGAGTATCCAGACATGAGCAGCCCAAGCTGGCCACGTACTCCAGCTAGTCCT GTGTTTAACAGTCATGTGCCTCAAGACCCATACAGATCTAAG aaacCGGATAGCTTGGCAAAGCTTTATGAGATGGATGATTCGATGGATCGAAGGACATGGCTAGACAAACTTGTGGCTTTCATGGAGGAAAAGCGTACACCTATCACCAGTTGTCCTACCATCTCCAAGAACCCCCTTGATCTATTCAGATTATACCTCTACGTCAAGGAGAGAGGGGGCTTCATGGAG GTTACGAAAAACAAGACATGGAAGGATATAGCAGGTCTACTAGGCATTGGAGCGAGCAGTAGTGCAGCATATACATTGCGGAAGCACTATACAAAGCATCTTCTTGCTTACGAATGTCATTTTGACCGAGGTGGTGTTGATCCTCAGCCGATTATTAACCAAGTCGAAGCTGGATctaagaaaaaaggaactaaAGGAACAGCTTCTGTACCATCGCCag aaaaaaattcagaaaaaacttGGGTTACTGAGAAAG gATCGTCAAACTCCCAGGATTCGTTTCCTGCTGCTGGTTCCAGTAGTACTTCAATGGACGGTTACGGAAACTATCAGAGTGGTTATGCAGGTGGTGCCCCAGGTGGACCTCCATCCGATTAcactccacctccacctcggCCACCCAGTCAAAGCAGTGCACCATCGCCGCATCAAG TTTTTGTTGCAGGAATGCCACAAGGAAATTATCAAGGGCCTGGACCCTACCAGAATTACTCACAGGATCAATATATTAGACCTCAAGGAAACACAATGGCACAACAGAGTGACTTCAACCAGCCATACTCCCCAAGATCCCACTACCCTCCTTATGGCGGACCAGATGCCGAGCG AGGGTATAGTGGAGGAAACATGCCACCAAATAGTACAGGAGTACAGGATCTGTACAATAGGTACGGCAGTGGACAGCAGTCAGCTGGCTATTCTACAGGAACACCACCAAGTGGACGGAATAGCAGCTATCCTCCTGGTCCACAAGGTCATCCACCTAATACGCAGCAACCGTCGACTAGCCAACCTTCACCACCATCCCAGTCACCCGCAGCTTCTAATTATTCGGGATCACAAGAATACTATAGGCCAGAGCAG GGAGGATATGCAGGATCTGGGAGTAACCAAATGTATGCTAGTGCGAGTACAGTGAGCAAAAATATGCCTCCCCCTCCACCAGGACCAACACAACCACGGCGACATCCTGATTTTGCCAAAGACCAACAGTATCCCCCATATAGTCAGCAAAGGCCAGCCTATCCTG gtTGGCCAAGCAATACAAATCAGTATAGCAGTGGTAATAGCAACAATAGGGTTCAATATTCTGCACAAGCAGCACAGCCACCACAACCGCCACAGCCACAAGGGACATCAGGCGCATCAGCATCAAGCAGTGTTGGTGGAATCAGTAGTCCACAGTGGGGAAATCAACAAACCCCAAGGCCTGCAACCCAACTGACTGGGAATACTGTTGCACAACATCCACCACCATCGTGGGATCACAGATATCCCAACCAACCATCCCCACTTTATCCACCTCCTAGTACTCATCAg AGTCAACTAGGAATAAGCCCTATGATAAACCAGCAACCGGCACCAAAAAGGGAGATGACGTTTCCTAGCGATAGTGTGGAAGCTGTCACACCATTGTTGTACAAAAGGCGTAAACTAACGCGAGCTGAAGTTGCCCCTGTCGAGGCGTGGCGAATTATGATGGCACTGAGATCCGGCTTATTGGCTGAAAGCTGCTGGGCGCTGGATGTCctgaatattttactttttgacGATTCTTCG GTCAGTTACTTTGGGTTGGCACATCTTCCAGGACTACTGGATGTATTGTTGGAGCATTTTTCTCGTTCCCTGTCCGATATGTTTGAATCTCCAATGGGTGAGGAAGAACAGCAATGGTGTCGTACATCAGAGGGGGCTGAAGTTGATCTAGGTGCAGTGTCACGACCTGTCGACGCCGAAGACCGTATCATACTTCTGTCTGGTTCCAATTACACATTTTTGTCAAGGCGAGGGCGTCCAGTGAAAATGATACCTCGAGACGatgatttatttgttttgGACTCACGGCGACCTTGGGATCATTATCCAGATTGTGAAGCCGATACGGAACCCTGGCAAGTCGATGCCAATACAACCAAATACATCGTTACATGCTTTCAATCTGAATTGGACAGTGTTCCTTTTGCGAGACAGCTGAGGGACGAAAAACCACCGCTTCTTGAAAAAGAGGTTGAAAGTATTGATGTTAAAATAGAAGAATCCAAAATAGACAGCATGTTAGAAAATGTagatacatttaaaaaatctaatgATTGTAATGACAAGCCCACAACTCCTATTAGTGAACGTAAACAGtttgataaaaagaagaaaattaaaactctTAGCGACGTTTTATCCAGAATTAAGAAAGAACCGGTCGAGATGAACGACCTCACTagagaattatttgaaaaaaagaatgacgGAACGCGAAAGGATTCGGAAAACGAATCCAAAGCCAATAACAATATTGGTGAAAGTTTATCCGAATTATCGAGAGCATCTGGTGACGACAACGTACTTCCCAATCAAAATGGCCTGAGCGATAGCTTGAGCAATTTGGATTCGGAAAAACTGACCCAAGAGGAAGACGAGTCTCTGAGTACAAAAGACGAGCAAAAGTTAAATATCAAAGATCCAGCTGGTACACTAAAAAGGAGGCGGATAAGTGATTACGAGGATGAAAGTTATTCTCGAGATGAAGCCAGCCTGTACCTTGTTACCGAGAGTCAGGATGGGTTAGCACGACGATGTGTTTGTTTGTCTACAATTTTGAGAAACCTGACGTTCGTACCTGGCAACGAAATTGAATTTGCAAAGAATGTTACTTTTCTTAGCATACTTGGTAAGCTTTTACTCCTACACCACGAGCATCCAGTTAGAGCACAAAAAACGAGAAACTACGATCGAGAAGAGGATGCAGACTTTGCGGATTCCTGCAGTAGTTTACAAGGAGAAAATGAATGGTGGTGGGATTTTCTCCATCACATTAGAGAAAATGTACTAGTTATGGCAGCTAATATCTCAGGCCATATGGATCTTAGTCAGCATCCAGAAGAAATATCACGACCAGTACTAGATGGTTTGTTGCATTGGGCCGTGTGCCCGGCGGCCCACGGACAAGATCCGTTTCCTACTGTAGGGCCGACATCGTCGCTCTCTCCACAAAGGTTGGCTTTAGAAGCACTTTGTAAGCTATGTGTTACCGAGAGCAATGTGGACCTGGTTGTAGCTACTCCGCCGTACTCGAGATTGCAACGGCTGTGCTCAGTTCTCACTAGGTTACTCTGCCGTAGCGAAGAACAAGTACTCAGAGAATTCGgagtaaatttattacacttttTGTCAGCGGCAGACAGTGGTGTGGCACGAACAGTGGCGATGCAAACGCCGTGCATTGCTCTGTTGGTCGCATTTATCGAACAAGCAGAAACTACCGCGCTAGGTGTTGCCAATCAGCATGGGTTAGCAGCTTTAAGAGACAATCCCGAATCTATGGGAACTAGTTTGGACATGCTGAGGCGAGCGGCAGGAACTTTGTTGAATCTAGCAAGGCACCCAGATAATAGAACACTGCTCTTGCAGCACGAATCGCGACTTCTCGCGTTAGTCATGAGCCAGATTCTGGATCAACAAGTCGCAGCTATAGTGGCTCGTGTATTATTCCAGTGTTCAAGGGGGACGTAA